In Arthrobacter sp. B3I9, the following are encoded in one genomic region:
- a CDS encoding Hpt domain-containing protein, whose protein sequence is MSKSGPGAGDGRASGACLPASRDLEHGATEVLGVEMPLLDLSVLHRLEDELGDPSIARTFANEYINIWDKRIQYLMRSVEHNDPAAAMDAVLSVRNSSFMVGASRLAQLAADFQRIIQDGDVASAQSRAVYLAEVGKATMEAIQHGYLARDD, encoded by the coding sequence ATGTCCAAATCAGGGCCCGGTGCGGGCGACGGCAGAGCGAGCGGCGCCTGCTTGCCGGCATCCCGGGACCTGGAGCACGGCGCGACGGAAGTCTTGGGGGTCGAAATGCCCCTGCTTGATTTGTCCGTGCTTCACCGGCTGGAGGACGAGCTGGGCGATCCGAGCATCGCCCGCACCTTTGCCAATGAATACATCAACATCTGGGACAAACGGATCCAGTATCTGATGCGTTCGGTGGAGCACAACGACCCCGCTGCCGCCATGGACGCGGTGCTCAGCGTGCGAAATTCCTCATTCATGGTCGGTGCATCACGGCTGGCACAGCTGGCCGCGGACTTCCAACGCATCATCCAGGACGGAGACGTGGCCTCGGCCCAGTCCCGCGCGGTCTACCTGGCCGAAGTCGGCAAAGCCACCATGGAAGCGATCCAGCACGGATACCTCGCGCGGGACGACTAA
- a CDS encoding type II secretion system F family protein: MDSRILLALLLVSLPLGYLAWSLLSVDRKSQQAIRQMLARGSDADADEPAERKRNNFLERIGYRLTPPAYVRNLDKLLALAGRPASLPLGRVLAAKPLLGLVGAVVGLWLASAPAPVLKLVGLFVMLLGYFIPDLLLYSRGQERQKTMQLELANTLDQMLISVEAGLGFEGAVARAGENGKGPLAEELVRTLQDMQVGRSRRESYLALSERTNIPELRSFVQAVVQADTYGIAISRVLRIQAKVMRVKRRQRAEEKAMKLPVTILFPLLFFIFPVLFIAILGPAVINAINTFAGQ, translated from the coding sequence ATGGACTCCCGAATTCTCCTCGCCCTGTTGTTGGTTTCCCTCCCGCTGGGCTATCTCGCCTGGTCTCTCCTGTCCGTAGACAGGAAATCGCAGCAGGCCATTCGGCAAATGCTGGCCCGCGGCAGCGATGCGGACGCGGACGAACCCGCGGAGCGGAAACGCAATAACTTCCTGGAGCGCATCGGCTACCGGTTGACTCCCCCGGCCTACGTCCGGAACCTCGACAAGCTGCTGGCGCTTGCCGGGCGTCCGGCCTCACTTCCGCTCGGGCGGGTGCTGGCCGCCAAACCGCTGCTCGGGCTGGTGGGGGCCGTCGTCGGCCTGTGGCTCGCCAGCGCGCCGGCACCGGTCCTCAAGCTGGTCGGATTGTTCGTGATGCTGCTGGGCTACTTCATCCCCGACCTCCTGCTCTACAGCAGGGGCCAGGAACGGCAGAAAACCATGCAGCTGGAACTGGCCAACACCTTGGACCAGATGCTCATTTCCGTCGAAGCCGGGCTGGGGTTTGAAGGCGCCGTAGCCAGGGCGGGAGAAAACGGTAAGGGACCGCTCGCCGAGGAACTTGTCCGGACCCTGCAGGACATGCAGGTGGGGAGAAGCCGCCGCGAGTCTTACCTGGCGCTGTCCGAGCGGACCAACATCCCTGAGCTGCGCAGCTTCGTCCAGGCGGTGGTACAGGCGGACACCTACGGCATCGCGATCAGCCGGGTGCTGAGAATCCAGGCGAAAGTCATGCGGGTCAAACGCCGGCAACGCGCCGAGGAAAAGGCCATGAAGCTGCCGGTCACCATCCTGTTCCCGCTGCTGTTCTTCATCTTCCCGGTGCTCTTCATCGCCATCCTGGGCCCCGCCGTCATCAATGCGATCAACACCTTCGCTGGCCAGTAG